One window of the Solanum stenotomum isolate F172 chromosome 11, ASM1918654v1, whole genome shotgun sequence genome contains the following:
- the LOC125844001 gene encoding probable pectate lyase 13 — protein MFSVICILLFCLLISFFPQIIVSFNLTLPHQHPYPEAVVQEVQRKVNESISRRQLWNTTMNAITTQCETGNPIDDCWRCDPNWSKNRQRLADCAIGFGQNAIGGKNGKYYVVSDSSDLDTVNPTPGTLRYAVIQEEPLWIIFSGDMFIKLKHELIVNSYKTIDGRGAKVHITGNGCITLQYISNVIIHNIHIYNCLPSGNTDIRSTPTHVGHRGRSDGDGISIFASRNIWIDHCALSHCTDGLIDAIMGSTGITISNSYFSHHDEVMLLGHDDKYLPDAGMQVTIAFNHFGVGLVQRMPRCRRGYIHVVNNDFTEWQMYAIGGSANPTINSQGNRYTAPLDANAKEVTKRVETDEGEWSGWNWRTDGDVMVNGAFFVPSGEEGLGNQYAKASSVEPKSAAIIDQLTLNAGVFGAPRDKSISISYGGGTTTGASGSGGGGSTGAGDDGDFFGMMFGSGAPQKLSSTTYYTILLSLLIILFLYTNQLFLILL, from the exons ATGTTTTCTGTTATATGCATTCtcttgttttgtttgttaatcTCTTTTTTCCCACAAATTATAGTTTCCTTTAATCTCACACTTCCTCATCAACATCCTTACCCTGAAGCTGTGGTTCAAGAAGTACAAAG GAAGGTGAACGAATCGATTTCGAGAAGGCAACTATGGAACACCACCATGAATGCCATAACTACCCAATGTGAAACCGGAAATCCAATAGACGATTGCTGGCGCTGCGATCCAAATTGGTCGAAAAACCGGCAGCGCTTAGCCGATTGCGCCATCGGCTTCGGCCAGAACGCAATAGGAGGTAAGAACGGCAAATACTACGTCGTTTCCGATTCCTCCGATCTCGACACTGTAAATCCAACTCCGGGAACACTCCGGTACGCCGTAATCCAGGAAGAACCACTCTGGATCATCTTCTCCGGCGATATGTTCATAAAATTGAAACACGAACTCATCGTTAACAGTTACAAAACAATCGACGGCCGTGGAGCGAAAGTTCACATCACCGGTAACGGATGTATAACGTTACAGTATATTAGCAATGTGATTATACACAATATTCATATTTACAATTGTTTACCGTCGGGGAATACTGATATCCGGTCGACGCCGACGCACGTCGGTCACCGGGGTAGATCGGACGGCGACGGGATCTCGATATTTGCGTCACGGAATATATGGATTGATCATTGTGCTTTATCGCATTGTACTGATGGCTTAATTGATGCTATTATGGGGTCCACTGGTATAACGATCTCTAATAGCTATTTCAGTCACCATGATGAAGTTATGCTGCTGGGACATGATGATAAGTACTTGCCTGATGCTGGAATGCAG gtgacaatagcATTCAATCATTTTGGAGTAGGGCTAGTACAAAGAATGCCAAGGTGTAGAAGAGGATATATACATGTTGTCAACAATGATTTTACTGAATGGCAAATGTATGCAATTGGAGGAAGTGCTAATCCTACTATTAATAGTCAAGGCAATCGATATACTGCCCCACTCGATGCAAATGCAAAAGAG GTGACAAAGCGCGTGGAGACAGACGAGGGGGAGTGGAGTGGGTGGAACTGGAGAACAGATGGAGACGTAATGGTAAATGGAGCATTTTTTGTGCCATCAGGTGAAGAAGGACTTGGCAACCAATACGCGAAAGCCTCGAGCGTGGAGCCCAAATCCGCTGCTATTATTGATCAACTTACACTTAATGCCGGTGTTTTTGGTGCCCCAAG ggaTAAAAGTATTAGTATATCATATGGAGGAGGGACCACCACCGGAGCTAGCGGGAGCGGTGGTGGCGGGTCCACCGGCGCCGGAGATGATGGTGATTTTTTTGGAATGATGTTTGGGAGCGGCGCACCACAAAAATTATCATCAACCACTTATTATACTATCTTATTatctcttttaattattttatttttgtacaccaaccaattatttttaatcttaCTATAG